The following coding sequences lie in one Mus musculus strain C57BL/6J chromosome 11, GRCm38.p6 C57BL/6J genomic window:
- the Trim41 gene encoding E3 ubiquitin-protein ligase TRIM41 yields the protein MAAVAMTPNPVQTLQEEAVCAICLDYFTDPVSIGCGHNFCRVCVTQLWGGEDEEDRDELDREEEEEEVGEEEEVEAVGAGGGWDTPMREEDYEGDMEEEAEEEEEVFWSSGIGGSNWDNMDYVWEEEEEEEEEELDYYLGDVADLRGEDEDEEEEVLEEDEEEELDPITQLPPPPAPRRCFTCPQCRKSFPRRSFRPNLQLANMVQVIRQMHPTPGRGSRVNEQGICPRHQEALKLFCEVDEEAICVVCRESRSHKQHSVVPLEEVVQEYKAKLQGHVEPLRKHLEAVQKMKAKEERRVTELKSQMKSELAAVASEFGRLTRFLAEEQAGLERRLREMHEAQLGRAGAAANRLEEQAAQLSRLLAEAQERSQQGGLRLLQDIKETFNRCEEIQLQPPEIWSPDPCQPHSHDFLTDAIVRKMSRMFCQAARVDLTLDPDTAHPALLLSPDRRGVRLAERRQEVPEHSKRFSADCCVLGAQGFRSGRHYWEVEVGGRRGWAVGAARESTHHKEKVGSGGSSVSSGDASSSRHHHRRRRLHLPQQLLLQREVWCVGTHGKRYQAQSSTEQTLLSPCEKPRRFGVYLDYEAGRLGFYNADTLAHVHTFSAAFLGERVFPFFRVLSKGTRIKLCP from the exons ATGGCTGCCGTTGCCATGACACCCAACCCTGTGCAGACCCTTCAGGAGGAGGCGGTGTGTGCCATCTGCCTCGATTACTTCACGGACCCGGTGTCCATCGGCTGCGGGCACAACTTCTGCCGAGTGTGTGTAACCCAGTTGTGGGgcggggaggatgaggaagacagAGATGAGTTGGatcgggaggaggaggaggaggaggtcggagaggaggaagaagtggaggcTGTCGGGGCTGGCGGGGGCTGGGACACCCCTATGCGGGAAGAAGATTATGAGGgtgacatggaggaggaggccgaggaggaagaggaagtgttCTGGAGTAGTGGTATAGGTGGGTCTAACTGGGACAACATGGACTAtgtgtgggaggaggaggaggaggaggaggaggaagaactggACTATTACTTGGGGGATGTGGCGGACCTGAGAGGGGAAgatgaggacgaggaggaggaagtgcTGGAGGAAGACGAGGAAGAGGAGCTAGACCCGATCACCCAACTGCCGCCACCTCCAGCCCCTCGGAGATGCTTCACTTGTCCCCAGTGTCGAAAAAGTTTTCCTCGGCGGAGCTTCCGCCCCAACCTGCAGTTGGCCAACATGGTCCAGGTGATCCGTCAGATGCACCCAACTCCTGGGCGAGGGAGCCGTGTGAATGAACAAGGCATCTGTCCGAGACATCAAGAAGCCCTGAAGCTGTTCTGTGAGGTGGATGAAGAAGCCATCTGTGTGGTGTGCCGCGAATCCAGGAGCCACAAACAGCATAGTGTGGTGCCATTGGAGGAGGTAGTGCAGGAGTACAAG GCCAAGCTACAAGGGCATGTGGAACCACTTAGGAAGCATCTAGAGGCtgtgcagaagatgaaggccaagGAGGAGAGGCGGGTGACAGAGCTGAAG AGCCAGATGAAGTCAGAGCTGGCAGCTGTGGCCTCAGAGTTTGGGCGGCTAACAAGGTTTCTGGCTGAAGAGCAGGCAGGATTAGAGAGGCGCCTCCGGGAGATGCACGAAGCTCAGTTAGGACGTGCGGGAGCAGCAGCCAACCGCCTTGAAGAGCAGGCTGCCCAGCTGAGCCGCTTGCTTGCTGAAGCCCAAGAACGGAGCCAACAGGGGGGCCTGCGGCTACTGCAA GACATCAAGGAGACTTTCAATAG GTGTGAAGAGATACAGTTGCAGCCCCCAGAGATTTGGTCCCCTGACCCATGCCAACCCCATAGCCACGACTTCCTGACAGACGCCATCGTGAGGAAAATGAGCCGCATGTTTTGTCAGGCTGCAAGAG TGGACCTGACACTGGACCCTGACACAGCTCACCCAGCTCTGCTGCTGTCCCCTGATCGCCGTGGAGTCCGCTTGGCAGAACGTCGGCAGGAGGTTCCTGAACATTCCAAGCGCTTCTCAGCTGACTGCTGTGTACTAGGGGCCCAGGGCTTCCGCTCTGGCCGGCACTACTGGGAGGTAGAGGTGGGTGGGAGGCGAGGCTGGGCAGTGGGTGCTGCCCGTGAATCAACCCATCATAAAGAAAAAGTGGGCTCTGGGGGGTCCTCTGTTAGCAGTGGGGATGCCAGCTCCTCACGCCATCATCATCGCCGCCGCCGGCTCCATCTGCCTCAGCAGCTCCTACTCCAGCGCGAAGTGTGGTGTGTGGGCACCCACGGCAAACGATACCAGGCACAGAGCTCAACAGAGCAGACACTGCTCAGCCCATGTGAGAAACCACGGCGCTTTGGCGTATACCTGGACTATGAGGCTGGGCGCCTAGGCTTCTACAATGCGGATACCTTAGCCCATGTGCACACCTTCTCAGCTGCCTTCCTTGGCGAGCGTGTTTTCCCTTTTTTCCGGGTACTTTCCAAGGGTACCCGAATCAAGCTCTGCCCTTGA
- the Trim41 gene encoding E3 ubiquitin-protein ligase TRIM41 isoform X2, with translation MGRRERGLGMDVMPVLPAGPCHWKNGSPRPSTDFKAKLQGHVEPLRKHLEAVQKMKAKEERRVTELKSQMKSELAAVASEFGRLTRFLAEEQAGLERRLREMHEAQLGRAGAAANRLEEQAAQLSRLLAEAQERSQQGGLRLLQDIKETFNRCEEIQLQPPEIWSPDPCQPHSHDFLTDAIVRKMSRMFCQAARVDLTLDPDTAHPALLLSPDRRGVRLAERRQEVPEHSKRFSADCCVLGAQGFRSGRHYWEVEVGGRRGWAVGAARESTHHKEKVGSGGSSVSSGDASSSRHHHRRRRLHLPQQLLLQREVWCVGTHGKRYQAQSSTEQTLLSPCEKPRRFGVYLDYEAGRLGFYNADTLAHVHTFSAAFLGERVFPFFRVLSKGTRIKLCP, from the exons atggggaggagagaacGGGGACTGGGGATGGACGTGATGCCGGTTCTCCCAGCAGGACCTTGCCATTGGAAAAATGGTTCTCCCCGTCCAAGCACTGACTTCAAG GCCAAGCTACAAGGGCATGTGGAACCACTTAGGAAGCATCTAGAGGCtgtgcagaagatgaaggccaagGAGGAGAGGCGGGTGACAGAGCTGAAG AGCCAGATGAAGTCAGAGCTGGCAGCTGTGGCCTCAGAGTTTGGGCGGCTAACAAGGTTTCTGGCTGAAGAGCAGGCAGGATTAGAGAGGCGCCTCCGGGAGATGCACGAAGCTCAGTTAGGACGTGCGGGAGCAGCAGCCAACCGCCTTGAAGAGCAGGCTGCCCAGCTGAGCCGCTTGCTTGCTGAAGCCCAAGAACGGAGCCAACAGGGGGGCCTGCGGCTACTGCAA GACATCAAGGAGACTTTCAATAG GTGTGAAGAGATACAGTTGCAGCCCCCAGAGATTTGGTCCCCTGACCCATGCCAACCCCATAGCCACGACTTCCTGACAGACGCCATCGTGAGGAAAATGAGCCGCATGTTTTGTCAGGCTGCAAGAG TGGACCTGACACTGGACCCTGACACAGCTCACCCAGCTCTGCTGCTGTCCCCTGATCGCCGTGGAGTCCGCTTGGCAGAACGTCGGCAGGAGGTTCCTGAACATTCCAAGCGCTTCTCAGCTGACTGCTGTGTACTAGGGGCCCAGGGCTTCCGCTCTGGCCGGCACTACTGGGAGGTAGAGGTGGGTGGGAGGCGAGGCTGGGCAGTGGGTGCTGCCCGTGAATCAACCCATCATAAAGAAAAAGTGGGCTCTGGGGGGTCCTCTGTTAGCAGTGGGGATGCCAGCTCCTCACGCCATCATCATCGCCGCCGCCGGCTCCATCTGCCTCAGCAGCTCCTACTCCAGCGCGAAGTGTGGTGTGTGGGCACCCACGGCAAACGATACCAGGCACAGAGCTCAACAGAGCAGACACTGCTCAGCCCATGTGAGAAACCACGGCGCTTTGGCGTATACCTGGACTATGAGGCTGGGCGCCTAGGCTTCTACAATGCGGATACCTTAGCCCATGTGCACACCTTCTCAGCTGCCTTCCTTGGCGAGCGTGTTTTCCCTTTTTTCCGGGTACTTTCCAAGGGTACCCGAATCAAGCTCTGCCCTTGA
- the Trim41 gene encoding E3 ubiquitin-protein ligase TRIM41 isoform X1, producing the protein MAAVAMTPNPVQTLQEEAVCAICLDYFTDPVSIGCGHNFCRVCVTQLWGGEDEEDRDELDREEEEEEVGEEEEVEAVGAGGGWDTPMREEDYEGDMEEEAEEEEEVFWSSGIGGSNWDNMDYVWEEEEEEEEEELDYYLGDVADLRGEDEDEEEEVLEEDEEEELDPITQLPPPPAPRRCFTCPQCRKSFPRRSFRPNLQLANMVQVIRQMHPTPGRGSRVNEQGICPRHQEALKLFCEVDEEAICVVCRESRSHKQHSVVPLEEVVQEYKAKLQGHVEPLRKHLEAVQKMKAKEERRVTELKSQMKSELAAVASEFGRLTRFLAEEQAGLERRLREMHEAQLGRAGAAANRLEEQAAQLSRLLAEAQERSQQGGLRLLQDIKETFNRCEEIQLQPPEIWSPDPCQPHSHDFLTDAIVRKMSRMFCQAARVDLTLDPDTAHPALLLSPDRRGVRLAERRQEVPEHSKRFSADCCVLGAQGFRSGRHYWEQWGCQLLTPSSSPPPAPSASAAPTPARSVVCGHPRQTIPGTELNRADTAQPM; encoded by the exons ATGGCTGCCGTTGCCATGACACCCAACCCTGTGCAGACCCTTCAGGAGGAGGCGGTGTGTGCCATCTGCCTCGATTACTTCACGGACCCGGTGTCCATCGGCTGCGGGCACAACTTCTGCCGAGTGTGTGTAACCCAGTTGTGGGgcggggaggatgaggaagacagAGATGAGTTGGatcgggaggaggaggaggaggaggtcggagaggaggaagaagtggaggcTGTCGGGGCTGGCGGGGGCTGGGACACCCCTATGCGGGAAGAAGATTATGAGGgtgacatggaggaggaggccgaggaggaagaggaagtgttCTGGAGTAGTGGTATAGGTGGGTCTAACTGGGACAACATGGACTAtgtgtgggaggaggaggaggaggaggaggaggaagaactggACTATTACTTGGGGGATGTGGCGGACCTGAGAGGGGAAgatgaggacgaggaggaggaagtgcTGGAGGAAGACGAGGAAGAGGAGCTAGACCCGATCACCCAACTGCCGCCACCTCCAGCCCCTCGGAGATGCTTCACTTGTCCCCAGTGTCGAAAAAGTTTTCCTCGGCGGAGCTTCCGCCCCAACCTGCAGTTGGCCAACATGGTCCAGGTGATCCGTCAGATGCACCCAACTCCTGGGCGAGGGAGCCGTGTGAATGAACAAGGCATCTGTCCGAGACATCAAGAAGCCCTGAAGCTGTTCTGTGAGGTGGATGAAGAAGCCATCTGTGTGGTGTGCCGCGAATCCAGGAGCCACAAACAGCATAGTGTGGTGCCATTGGAGGAGGTAGTGCAGGAGTACAAG GCCAAGCTACAAGGGCATGTGGAACCACTTAGGAAGCATCTAGAGGCtgtgcagaagatgaaggccaagGAGGAGAGGCGGGTGACAGAGCTGAAG AGCCAGATGAAGTCAGAGCTGGCAGCTGTGGCCTCAGAGTTTGGGCGGCTAACAAGGTTTCTGGCTGAAGAGCAGGCAGGATTAGAGAGGCGCCTCCGGGAGATGCACGAAGCTCAGTTAGGACGTGCGGGAGCAGCAGCCAACCGCCTTGAAGAGCAGGCTGCCCAGCTGAGCCGCTTGCTTGCTGAAGCCCAAGAACGGAGCCAACAGGGGGGCCTGCGGCTACTGCAA GACATCAAGGAGACTTTCAATAG GTGTGAAGAGATACAGTTGCAGCCCCCAGAGATTTGGTCCCCTGACCCATGCCAACCCCATAGCCACGACTTCCTGACAGACGCCATCGTGAGGAAAATGAGCCGCATGTTTTGTCAGGCTGCAAGAG TGGACCTGACACTGGACCCTGACACAGCTCACCCAGCTCTGCTGCTGTCCCCTGATCGCCGTGGAGTCCGCTTGGCAGAACGTCGGCAGGAGGTTCCTGAACATTCCAAGCGCTTCTCAGCTGACTGCTGTGTACTAGGGGCCCAGGGCTTCCGCTCTGGCCGGCACTACTGGGAG CAGTGGGGATGCCAGCTCCTCACGCCATCATCATCGCCGCCGCCGGCTCCATCTGCCTCAGCAGCTCCTACTCCAGCGCGAAGTGTGGTGTGTGGGCACCCACGGCAAACGATACCAGGCACAGAGCTCAACAGAGCAGACACTGCTCAGCCCATGTGA
- the Trim41 gene encoding E3 ubiquitin-protein ligase TRIM41 isoform X3 — protein sequence MAAVAMTPNPVQTLQEEAVCAICLDYFTDPVSIGCGHNFCRVCVTQLWGGEDEEDRDELDREEEEEEVGEEEEVEAVGAGGGWDTPMREEDYEGDMEEEAEEEEEVFWSSGIGGSNWDNMDYVWEEEEEEEEEELDYYLGDVADLRGEDEDEEEEVLEEDEEEELDPITQLPPPPAPRRCFTCPQCRKSFPRRSFRPNLQLANMVQVIRQMHPTPGRGSRVNEQGICPRHQEALKLFCEVDEEAICVVCRESRSHKQHSVVPLEEVVQEYKAKLQGHVEPLRKHLEAVQKMKAKEERRVTELKSQMKSELAAVASEFGRLTRFLAEEQAGLERRLREMHEAQLGRAGAAANRLEEQAAQLSRLLAEAQERSQQGGLRLLQDIKETFNRT from the exons ATGGCTGCCGTTGCCATGACACCCAACCCTGTGCAGACCCTTCAGGAGGAGGCGGTGTGTGCCATCTGCCTCGATTACTTCACGGACCCGGTGTCCATCGGCTGCGGGCACAACTTCTGCCGAGTGTGTGTAACCCAGTTGTGGGgcggggaggatgaggaagacagAGATGAGTTGGatcgggaggaggaggaggaggaggtcggagaggaggaagaagtggaggcTGTCGGGGCTGGCGGGGGCTGGGACACCCCTATGCGGGAAGAAGATTATGAGGgtgacatggaggaggaggccgaggaggaagaggaagtgttCTGGAGTAGTGGTATAGGTGGGTCTAACTGGGACAACATGGACTAtgtgtgggaggaggaggaggaggaggaggaggaagaactggACTATTACTTGGGGGATGTGGCGGACCTGAGAGGGGAAgatgaggacgaggaggaggaagtgcTGGAGGAAGACGAGGAAGAGGAGCTAGACCCGATCACCCAACTGCCGCCACCTCCAGCCCCTCGGAGATGCTTCACTTGTCCCCAGTGTCGAAAAAGTTTTCCTCGGCGGAGCTTCCGCCCCAACCTGCAGTTGGCCAACATGGTCCAGGTGATCCGTCAGATGCACCCAACTCCTGGGCGAGGGAGCCGTGTGAATGAACAAGGCATCTGTCCGAGACATCAAGAAGCCCTGAAGCTGTTCTGTGAGGTGGATGAAGAAGCCATCTGTGTGGTGTGCCGCGAATCCAGGAGCCACAAACAGCATAGTGTGGTGCCATTGGAGGAGGTAGTGCAGGAGTACAAG GCCAAGCTACAAGGGCATGTGGAACCACTTAGGAAGCATCTAGAGGCtgtgcagaagatgaaggccaagGAGGAGAGGCGGGTGACAGAGCTGAAG AGCCAGATGAAGTCAGAGCTGGCAGCTGTGGCCTCAGAGTTTGGGCGGCTAACAAGGTTTCTGGCTGAAGAGCAGGCAGGATTAGAGAGGCGCCTCCGGGAGATGCACGAAGCTCAGTTAGGACGTGCGGGAGCAGCAGCCAACCGCCTTGAAGAGCAGGCTGCCCAGCTGAGCCGCTTGCTTGCTGAAGCCCAAGAACGGAGCCAACAGGGGGGCCTGCGGCTACTGCAA GACATCAAGGAGACTTTCAATAG AACCTAA